From Pseudomonas poae, the proteins below share one genomic window:
- a CDS encoding lysophospholipid acyltransferase, whose protein sequence is MEKFKGALLVGALRLFALLPWRAVQAVGTAIGWIMWKTPNRSRDTVRINLSKCFPDMDPAARERLVGQSLMDIGKSLTESACAWIWPAQRSIDLVREVEGLEVLHEALASGKGVVGITSHLGNWEVLNHFYCSQCKPIIFYRPPKLKAVDDLLRKQRVQLGNRVAASTKEGILSVIKEVRKGGQVGIPADPEPAESAGIFVPFFATQALTSKFVPNMLAGHKAVGVFLHALRLPDGSGYKVILEAAPQDMYSTDTATSCAAMSKVVERYVGAYPSQYMWSMKRFKKRPPGEERWY, encoded by the coding sequence GTGGAAAAGTTTAAAGGCGCCTTGCTGGTAGGCGCTCTTCGGTTGTTTGCCCTATTGCCCTGGCGCGCGGTTCAAGCGGTCGGCACGGCGATCGGCTGGATCATGTGGAAAACCCCCAACCGCTCCCGCGACACGGTGCGGATCAACCTCTCCAAATGTTTCCCGGACATGGACCCGGCGGCGCGTGAGCGCCTGGTGGGTCAGAGCCTGATGGATATCGGCAAGTCCCTGACCGAAAGCGCCTGCGCCTGGATCTGGCCGGCCCAGCGCTCCATCGACCTGGTGCGCGAGGTCGAAGGCCTGGAAGTGCTGCACGAAGCCCTGGCCTCGGGTAAAGGCGTGGTGGGCATCACCAGCCACCTGGGCAACTGGGAAGTGTTGAACCACTTCTATTGCAGCCAGTGCAAACCGATCATTTTCTACCGCCCGCCGAAGCTCAAGGCGGTAGACGATTTGCTGCGCAAACAGCGCGTACAGCTGGGTAACCGCGTGGCGGCTTCCACCAAGGAAGGCATCCTCAGCGTGATCAAGGAAGTGCGCAAGGGCGGCCAGGTGGGAATCCCGGCGGACCCGGAGCCGGCGGAATCCGCAGGGATCTTCGTACCGTTCTTCGCCACCCAGGCGCTGACCAGCAAGTTCGTGCCGAACATGCTCGCAGGCCACAAGGCTGTGGGCGTGTTCCTGCACGCGCTGCGGCTGCCGGACGGTTCGGGCTACAAAGTGATCCTGGAGGCGGCGCCGCAAGACATGTACAGCACCGATACCGCCACGTCTTGCGCGGCGATGAGCAAGGTGGTGGAGCGCTATGTGGGGGCTTACCCGAGCCAGTACATGTGGAGCATGAAGCGCTTCAAGAAACGCCCGCCGGGTGAAGAGCGATGGTACTGA
- the tag gene encoding DNA-3-methyladenine glycosylase I encodes MPRCFWCSEDPLYMAYHDQEWGTPLRDAQGLFELLLLEGFQAGLSWITVLRKREHYRKVLFGFDAQRLARLSDAEIEALMLDPGIVRNRLKLNATRRNAAAWLALEDPVGLLWSFVGGVPKVNHFKDRSQVPAITPEAEAMSKALKKAGFTFVGPTICYAFMQASGMVMDHTQDCDRYADLANAG; translated from the coding sequence ATGCCACGCTGCTTTTGGTGTTCTGAAGATCCGCTGTACATGGCTTATCACGATCAGGAGTGGGGAACGCCGCTGCGCGATGCGCAGGGTTTGTTCGAGTTGCTTTTACTCGAAGGGTTCCAGGCGGGCCTGTCCTGGATCACCGTTTTACGCAAACGCGAGCATTATCGAAAGGTCTTGTTCGGTTTTGACGCGCAGCGGCTTGCGCGGTTGAGCGATGCCGAGATCGAAGCACTGATGCTCGACCCAGGCATTGTGCGCAATCGCTTGAAGCTCAACGCTACCCGTCGCAACGCCGCCGCCTGGCTGGCGCTGGAGGACCCGGTTGGGTTGCTTTGGTCGTTTGTCGGCGGCGTGCCCAAGGTCAATCACTTCAAGGACCGCAGCCAAGTCCCGGCGATTACGCCTGAGGCCGAAGCCATGAGCAAAGCCTTGAAAAAAGCCGGCTTTACCTTTGTCGGCCCGACCATCTGTTACGCGTTCATGCAGGCTTCGGGCATGGTCATGGACCACACTCAAGACTGCGACCGTTACGCGGACCTGGCCAACGCCGGTTAG
- the glyQ gene encoding glycine--tRNA ligase subunit alpha — MSQPTPAVRTFQDLILALQQYWAEQGCVVLQPYDMEVGAGTFHTATFLRAIGPETWNAAYVQPSRRPTDGRYGENPNRLQHYYQFQVVLKPNPDNFQELYLGSLKHVGLDPLVHDIRFVEDNWESPTLGAWGLGWEVWLNGMEVTQFTYFQQAGGIECYPVTGEITYGLERLAMYLQGVDSVYDLVWADGPFGKVTYGDVFHQNEVEQSTYNFEHANVDKLFELFDFYESEAKRLIELDQPLPLPSYEMVLKASHTFNLLDARRAISVTARQQYILRVRTLARSVAQAYLLARAKLGFPMATPDLRDEVLAKLEAAQ; from the coding sequence GTGAGCCAGCCTACGCCAGCCGTGCGTACCTTCCAAGACTTGATCCTCGCCCTCCAGCAATACTGGGCCGAGCAAGGTTGTGTGGTACTTCAGCCCTACGATATGGAAGTAGGCGCCGGCACTTTCCACACCGCTACATTCCTGCGGGCCATCGGCCCGGAAACCTGGAACGCCGCTTATGTGCAGCCCAGTCGTCGCCCGACTGACGGCCGCTACGGCGAAAACCCGAACCGCCTGCAGCACTACTACCAGTTCCAGGTGGTACTGAAGCCGAACCCGGACAACTTCCAGGAACTGTACCTGGGCTCGCTCAAGCATGTAGGCCTGGACCCACTGGTCCACGACATCCGTTTCGTTGAAGACAACTGGGAATCGCCGACCCTGGGCGCCTGGGGCCTGGGCTGGGAAGTCTGGCTCAATGGCATGGAAGTGACGCAGTTCACTTACTTCCAGCAAGCGGGCGGCATCGAGTGCTACCCGGTGACCGGCGAAATCACCTACGGCCTTGAGCGCCTGGCCATGTACCTGCAGGGCGTGGACTCGGTCTACGACCTGGTGTGGGCAGACGGCCCGTTCGGCAAAGTGACCTACGGCGACGTGTTCCACCAGAACGAAGTGGAGCAGTCCACTTACAACTTCGAACACGCCAACGTCGACAAGCTGTTCGAACTGTTCGACTTCTATGAAAGCGAAGCCAAGCGCCTGATCGAACTCGACCAGCCGCTGCCGTTGCCAAGCTATGAAATGGTATTGAAGGCATCCCATACCTTCAACCTGCTGGACGCCCGCCGTGCCATCTCGGTAACCGCGCGCCAGCAATACATCCTGCGTGTACGCACCCTGGCGCGTTCCGTCGCCCAAGCCTACCTGCTGGCTCGCGCCAAGTTGGGCTTCCCGATGGCAACCCCGGATCTGCGTGATGAAGTGTTGGCTAAGCTGGAGGCTGCACAATGA
- the gmhB gene encoding D-glycero-beta-D-manno-heptose 1,7-bisphosphate 7-phosphatase, producing MLKLLILDRDGVINYDSDAYIKSVAEWVPLPGSIEAIAQLSKAGWTVAIATNQSGIARGYYDIATLDAMHARLRTLVAEQGGEVGLVVYCPHGPDEGCDCRKPKPGMLKTIAEHYKVPLAGIWFVGDSLGDLEAAKAVDSQPVLVKTGKGEKTQAKNLPVGTLIFDDLAAVAAELINN from the coding sequence ATGCTGAAACTGCTGATTCTCGATCGGGACGGGGTGATCAATTACGACTCCGACGCTTACATCAAATCGGTGGCGGAATGGGTTCCACTGCCCGGCTCGATCGAGGCCATCGCGCAGTTGAGCAAAGCCGGCTGGACGGTGGCCATCGCCACCAACCAGTCCGGCATCGCCCGCGGCTACTACGACATCGCCACCCTGGACGCCATGCACGCGCGCTTGCGCACGTTGGTGGCCGAGCAGGGCGGCGAGGTGGGGCTGGTGGTGTACTGCCCCCACGGGCCGGATGAGGGCTGCGATTGCCGCAAACCCAAGCCTGGCATGTTGAAAACTATTGCAGAACATTACAAGGTGCCCTTGGCTGGGATATGGTTCGTCGGGGACAGCCTCGGTGACCTGGAGGCGGCCAAAGCCGTCGACTCTCAGCCAGTTTTGGTTAAGACCGGGAAAGGCGAAAAGACCCAGGCGAAAAACCTGCCGGTAGGCACCTTGATTTTTGACGATCTGGCGGCGGTTGCCGCAGAACTTATCAACAACTAG
- a CDS encoding lysophospholipid acyltransferase family protein produces MSILQAIRTFFFYLLLGTSSFLWCTLSFFIAPFLPFKARYRFINVYWCRCALWLSKVFLGIRFEVKGAENVPDQPCVILSNHQSTWETFFLSAYFSPLSQVLKRELLYVPFFGWAMAMLRPIAIDRDNPKAALKHVAKKGDELLKDGVWVLIFPEGTRVPYGTVGKFSRGGTALAVNANLPVLPIAHNAGKFWPKTGWAKREGTITVVIGEPMYAEGEGPRAIAALNDRAAAWNEAQQRAMGSLPPEPVVVDTPVI; encoded by the coding sequence ATGTCGATTTTGCAGGCCATCAGAACCTTTTTCTTTTACCTGCTGCTGGGCACCAGTTCCTTCCTCTGGTGCACCCTGAGCTTTTTTATTGCGCCCTTCCTGCCGTTCAAGGCGCGCTATCGCTTTATCAACGTCTACTGGTGCCGCTGCGCGTTGTGGCTGTCCAAGGTGTTCCTGGGCATCCGTTTCGAGGTCAAGGGCGCCGAGAACGTCCCGGACCAGCCCTGCGTGATTCTGTCGAACCACCAGAGCACCTGGGAGACGTTCTTCCTTTCAGCGTACTTCTCGCCACTGAGCCAAGTACTCAAGCGTGAGCTGCTGTACGTGCCGTTCTTCGGTTGGGCCATGGCCATGTTGCGTCCGATCGCGATTGACCGTGACAACCCCAAGGCCGCACTCAAGCATGTGGCCAAGAAGGGCGACGAGCTGCTCAAGGATGGCGTATGGGTGCTGATCTTCCCTGAGGGGACGCGTGTGCCCTACGGCACCGTAGGCAAGTTCTCACGCGGCGGTACCGCATTGGCGGTCAACGCCAATCTGCCCGTGTTGCCGATTGCGCATAACGCCGGCAAGTTCTGGCCAAAGACCGGCTGGGCCAAACGTGAAGGCACCATCACCGTGGTGATTGGCGAACCGATGTATGCCGAAGGTGAAGGTCCACGTGCCATCGCCGCGCTGAATGACCGTGCTGCGGCCTGGAATGAAGCGCAACAACGGGCCATGGGTTCACTGCCTCCAGAGCCGGTTGTGGTCGACACGCCGGTGATCTGA
- a CDS encoding response regulator transcription factor, whose amino-acid sequence MRVAILDDEPAELRRVEQTLRQIPSTAEQPWSLHCFERGEDLLRQLRRETFDLLILDWQLPDISGIALLRWTREHMESPPAVIMLTSRDAESDIVTALNSGADDYVSKPFRPNELIARVSAVLRRHGLQKSATHEVQSFNDLTFDDAELTVTRAGKPINLTEREYRLASCLFANLARPLSREYLYERFWSHEEMVSSRPLDTHIYRLRNKLGLTADRGWQLLTIYGYGYRLESVAAPSHS is encoded by the coding sequence ATGCGTGTCGCGATACTGGATGACGAACCTGCTGAATTGCGGCGGGTGGAACAGACACTGCGCCAGATCCCCAGTACAGCCGAACAGCCGTGGTCCCTGCATTGCTTCGAGCGCGGTGAAGACCTGCTGCGCCAACTGCGCCGGGAAACCTTTGACCTGCTGATACTCGACTGGCAATTGCCCGATATCAGCGGTATCGCTTTGCTGCGCTGGACCCGCGAACACATGGAATCGCCTCCCGCCGTGATCATGCTCACCAGTCGCGATGCGGAGAGCGATATCGTCACCGCCCTGAACAGCGGCGCGGACGACTACGTCAGCAAGCCCTTTCGCCCCAATGAACTGATCGCCCGAGTCAGCGCGGTATTGCGCCGCCACGGCCTGCAGAAGTCGGCGACCCATGAAGTCCAAAGCTTTAACGACCTGACCTTTGACGACGCTGAGCTGACCGTCACCCGCGCCGGCAAACCGATCAACCTGACTGAGCGTGAATACCGCCTGGCCAGCTGCTTGTTCGCCAACCTCGCCCGGCCGCTTTCGCGTGAATACCTCTATGAGCGCTTTTGGTCCCACGAAGAAATGGTCTCGTCGCGCCCACTGGATACGCATATCTACCGGCTGCGTAACAAGCTGGGGCTGACGGCCGATCGCGGCTGGCAGCTGTTGACGATCTATGGGTACGGCTATCGCTTGGAGAGTGTGGCAGCGCCTTCGCACAGCTAA
- the recF gene encoding DNA replication/repair protein RecF gives MSLSRVSVTAVRNLHPVTFSPSPRINILHGANGSGKTSVLEAIHLLGLARSFRSARLLPVIQYEQLACTVFGQVELAEGGHSSLGISRDRGGEFQIRIDGQNARSAAQLAEILPLQLINPDSFRLLEGAPKIRRQFLDWGVFHVEPRFMATWQRLQKALRQRNSWLRHGTLDAASQAAWDRELCLASDEIDEYRRAYIKALKPVFEQTLSELLDLEGLTLSYYRGWDKERELSAVLATSLHRDQQIGHTQAGPQRADLRLRLGAHNAADILSRGQQKLVVCALRIAQGHLVSQARRGQCIYLVDDLPSELDEQHRRALCRLLEDLRCQVFITCVDHELLREGWQTETPVALFHVEQGRITQTHDHRE, from the coding sequence ATGTCCCTCAGTCGCGTCTCGGTCACCGCGGTGCGCAATCTGCACCCGGTGACCTTCTCCCCCTCCCCCCGCATCAATATCCTCCACGGCGCCAACGGCAGTGGCAAAACCAGCGTGCTGGAAGCCATCCACTTGCTGGGGCTTGCCCGTTCCTTTCGCAGTGCTCGCTTGTTACCGGTTATCCAATACGAACAATTGGCGTGCACAGTGTTCGGCCAGGTCGAATTGGCTGAAGGTGGGCACAGCAGCCTGGGGATATCGCGTGATCGCGGCGGTGAGTTCCAGATTCGTATCGACGGGCAGAATGCTCGCAGTGCCGCGCAGCTGGCAGAAATTTTACCGTTGCAATTGATCAACCCCGACAGCTTTCGGTTGTTGGAGGGCGCGCCAAAAATCCGCAGGCAATTCCTCGATTGGGGAGTGTTCCACGTGGAACCACGCTTTATGGCCACTTGGCAGCGCCTGCAGAAGGCCCTGCGGCAGCGGAACTCATGGCTGCGGCATGGTACACTTGACGCCGCTTCGCAAGCAGCCTGGGACCGGGAACTGTGCCTGGCCAGCGACGAAATAGATGAATACCGCCGCGCCTATATCAAAGCCTTGAAACCAGTCTTTGAGCAGACCTTGAGTGAGTTGTTGGATCTCGAGGGCCTGACGTTGAGTTACTACCGTGGTTGGGATAAAGAGCGCGAGCTGAGTGCTGTACTCGCCACGTCCCTGCACCGGGATCAGCAAATTGGCCACACCCAGGCCGGCCCCCAACGCGCTGATTTGCGTCTTAGATTGGGTGCACATAATGCCGCGGACATCTTGTCCCGGGGTCAGCAGAAGTTGGTGGTGTGTGCGCTGCGGATTGCCCAGGGGCACTTGGTTAGCCAGGCCCGGCGCGGGCAGTGTATTTATCTGGTGGACGACTTGCCGTCGGAACTCGACGAGCAGCACCGCCGCGCGTTATGCCGCTTGTTGGAAGACTTACGCTGCCAGGTGTTTATCACCTGTGTAGACCACGAATTATTGAGGGAAGGCTGGCAGACGGAAACGCCAGTTGCTTTGTTCCACGTGGAACAAGGCCGTATCACCCAGACCCACGACCATCGGGAGTGA
- the dnaN gene encoding DNA polymerase III subunit beta, giving the protein MHFTIQREALLKPLQLVAGVVERRQTLPVLSNVLLVVEGQQLSLTGTDLEVELVGRVQLEEPAEPGEITVPARKLMDICKSLPNEALIDIKVDEQKLVVKAGRSRFTLSTLPANDFPTVEEGPGSLTCSLEQSKLRRLIERTSFAMAQQDVRYYLNGMLLEVSEGVIRAVATDGHRLAMCSMRADIGQPDRHQVIVPRKGILELARLLTEPDGAVSIVLGQHHIRATTSEFTFTSKLVDGKFPDYERVLPKGGDKLVIGDRQALREAFSRTAILSNEKYRGIRLQLANGQLKIQANNPEQEEAEEEVGVDYNGGSLEIGFNVSYLLDVLGVMTTEQVRLILSDSNSSALVQESDNDDSAYVVMPMRL; this is encoded by the coding sequence ATGCATTTCACCATTCAACGCGAAGCCCTGTTGAAACCCCTGCAACTGGTCGCAGGCGTCGTCGAGCGCCGACAGACCTTGCCGGTGCTCTCCAACGTACTGCTGGTGGTTGAAGGCCAGCAATTGTCGTTGACCGGTACCGACCTGGAAGTCGAGCTGGTTGGCCGGGTTCAGCTGGAAGAACCGGCTGAGCCAGGCGAAATCACTGTGCCTGCGCGCAAGCTGATGGACATCTGCAAGAGTCTGCCCAACGAAGCGCTGATCGACATCAAGGTCGACGAGCAGAAGTTGGTGGTGAAGGCGGGTCGCAGTCGTTTCACCTTGTCGACCTTGCCAGCCAACGATTTCCCGACGGTTGAAGAAGGCCCGGGCTCGCTGACCTGCAGCCTGGAGCAAAGCAAGCTGCGTCGTCTGATCGAGCGCACCAGCTTTGCCATGGCCCAGCAGGACGTACGCTACTACCTCAACGGTATGTTGCTGGAAGTCTCCGAAGGCGTCATTCGCGCTGTGGCCACCGACGGTCACCGTCTGGCGATGTGCTCGATGCGTGCCGATATCGGTCAGCCCGATCGTCACCAGGTGATCGTGCCGCGTAAAGGTATTCTTGAACTGGCGCGCCTGCTGACCGAGCCGGACGGCGCCGTCAGCATCGTACTGGGCCAGCACCATATCCGTGCTACTACCAGCGAGTTCACCTTCACGTCCAAGCTGGTCGATGGCAAATTCCCGGATTACGAGCGTGTACTGCCCAAAGGCGGCGACAAGCTGGTGATCGGTGATCGTCAGGCCCTGCGTGAAGCCTTCAGCCGTACTGCGATTCTGTCGAACGAAAAGTACCGTGGTATTCGCCTGCAACTGGCCAACGGTCAGCTGAAAATCCAGGCCAATAACCCGGAGCAGGAAGAAGCGGAAGAAGAAGTGGGCGTCGACTACAACGGCGGCTCGCTGGAAATCGGCTTCAACGTGAGCTACCTGTTGGACGTACTGGGTGTGATGACGACCGAACAGGTTCGCCTGATTCTGTCCGACTCCAACAGCAGCGCCCTGGTGCAGGAATCCGACAACGACGACTCGGCTTACGTTGTCATGCCGATGCGCCTGTAA
- the dnaA gene encoding chromosomal replication initiator protein DnaA, translating into MSVELWQQCVELLREELPAQQFNTWIRPLQVEAEGDELRVYAPNRFVLDWVNEKYLSRVLELLDEHGNGLAPVLSLLIGSKRSSAPRAAPNAPLAASASQAQAAAAPVNNSPAPVAQTPSKSSSQKNAPINEEPSRDSFDPMAGASSQQAPVRAEQRTVQVEGALKHTSYLNRTFTFENFVEGKSNQLARAAAWQVADNPKHGYNPLFLYGGVGLGKTHLMHAVGNHLLKKNPNAKVVYLHSERFVADMVKALQLNAINEFKRFYRSVDALLIDDIQFFARKERSQEEFFHTFNALLEGGQQVILTSDRYPKEIEGLEERLKSRFGWGLTVAVEPPELETRVAILMKKADQAKVDLPHDAAFFIAQRIRSNVRELEGALKRVIAHSHFMGRDITIELIRESLKDLLALQDKLVSVDNIQRTVAEYYKIKISDLLSKRRSRSVARPRQVAMALSKELTNHSLPEIGDVFGGRDHTTVLHACRKINELKESDADIREDYKNLLRTLTT; encoded by the coding sequence GTGTCAGTGGAACTTTGGCAGCAGTGCGTGGAGCTTTTGCGCGAAGAGCTGCCTGCCCAGCAATTCAACACCTGGATCCGTCCGCTACAGGTCGAAGCCGAAGGCGACGAGTTGCGTGTCTATGCGCCCAATCGTTTTGTACTCGACTGGGTCAACGAGAAGTACCTGAGCCGCGTTCTCGAATTGCTCGATGAACATGGCAACGGCCTCGCGCCCGTGCTCTCCTTATTAATAGGCAGCAAACGCAGCTCGGCACCTCGTGCTGCGCCGAATGCACCGTTGGCGGCCAGCGCCTCGCAGGCTCAGGCCGCTGCGGCACCTGTTAATAACTCGCCCGCGCCGGTGGCCCAGACGCCTTCGAAATCTTCGTCGCAGAAAAACGCGCCTATTAATGAAGAGCCGTCCCGCGACAGCTTCGACCCGATGGCCGGTGCCAGCTCCCAGCAGGCACCTGTTCGTGCCGAGCAGCGTACCGTGCAGGTTGAAGGCGCGCTCAAGCACACCAGCTACCTGAACCGCACTTTTACCTTCGAGAACTTCGTCGAAGGTAAATCCAACCAGTTGGCCCGCGCGGCCGCCTGGCAGGTGGCCGATAACCCCAAGCACGGCTACAACCCACTGTTTCTTTATGGTGGCGTAGGTTTGGGTAAGACTCACTTGATGCACGCGGTGGGTAACCACCTATTAAAGAAGAACCCGAATGCCAAGGTGGTGTACCTGCACTCGGAGCGCTTCGTGGCTGACATGGTCAAGGCCCTGCAGCTCAATGCCATCAACGAGTTCAAGCGGTTCTACCGTTCGGTTGATGCCTTGCTGATCGATGACATTCAATTCTTCGCTCGCAAGGAACGCTCCCAGGAAGAGTTCTTCCACACCTTCAACGCCCTGCTCGAAGGCGGCCAACAGGTCATCCTGACCAGTGACCGCTACCCGAAGGAAATCGAAGGTCTGGAAGAGCGTTTGAAGTCGCGTTTCGGCTGGGGCCTGACCGTAGCGGTAGAGCCGCCGGAACTGGAAACCCGCGTCGCGATCCTGATGAAAAAGGCCGACCAGGCCAAGGTCGATCTGCCCCACGACGCCGCGTTCTTCATTGCCCAACGCATTCGTTCCAATGTGCGTGAGCTGGAAGGCGCTCTCAAGCGGGTTATCGCGCACTCGCACTTTATGGGCCGCGACATCACCATCGAGCTGATTCGCGAATCCCTGAAAGACTTGCTGGCGCTGCAGGATAAACTGGTGAGTGTGGATAACATCCAGCGCACCGTGGCCGAGTACTACAAGATCAAGATTTCCGACCTGCTGTCCAAGCGCCGTTCGCGCTCGGTGGCTCGTCCGCGTCAGGTGGCCATGGCCCTCTCCAAAGAGTTGACCAACCATAGCCTGCCGGAAATCGGTGATGTGTTCGGCGGTCGCGACCACACGACGGTGTTGCACGCCTGCCGCAAGATCAATGAACTTAAGGAATCCGACGCGGATATTCGCGAGGACTACAAGAACCTGCTGCGTACACTGACAACTTGA
- the rpmH gene encoding 50S ribosomal protein L34: protein MKRTFQPSTIKRARTHGFRARMATKNGRAVLSRRRAKGRARLAV from the coding sequence ATGAAACGTACTTTCCAACCAAGCACCATCAAACGCGCCCGTACCCACGGCTTCCGTGCTCGCATGGCTACCAAGAACGGCCGTGCTGTCCTGTCGCGTCGCCGCGCCAAAGGTCGTGCGCGTCTGGCAGTTTGA
- the rnpA gene encoding ribonuclease P protein component, with the protein MSQDFSREKRLLTPRHFKAVFDSPTGKVPGKNLLLLARNNDLDHPRLGLVIGKKSVKLSVERNRLKRLMRESFRLHQDTLVGWDIVIVARKGLGDVENPELIQHFGKLWKRLARTNKPAPPAATETVGVDSLDA; encoded by the coding sequence GTGAGTCAGGACTTCAGTCGGGAAAAGCGTCTGCTAACCCCCCGGCACTTCAAGGCAGTCTTTGACTCCCCCACCGGCAAGGTTCCGGGGAAAAATCTCCTGCTCCTTGCGCGTAACAACGATCTTGATCACCCCCGTCTCGGGTTGGTGATCGGCAAGAAGAGCGTAAAGCTCTCCGTTGAGCGCAATCGCCTCAAGCGTCTGATGCGCGAATCGTTTCGCCTCCACCAGGACACTCTGGTTGGTTGGGATATTGTTATCGTCGCGCGCAAAGGCTTGGGGGATGTAGAAAACCCCGAATTGATTCAGCATTTCGGCAAGCTCTGGAAACGTTTGGCGCGTACCAACAAGCCAGCACCACCAGCGGCTACCGAAACTGTAGGGGTAGACAGCCTTGATGCGTAA
- the yidD gene encoding membrane protein insertion efficiency factor YidD: MRKLAIVPIQFYRYAISPLMANHCRFYPSCSCYALEAIENHGLLRGGWLTFRRLGRCHPWNPGGYDPVPPIPTSRSSSMAE, encoded by the coding sequence ATGCGTAAACTGGCCATCGTTCCGATCCAGTTTTATCGCTATGCCATTAGTCCTCTGATGGCCAACCACTGTCGTTTCTACCCCAGTTGTTCCTGCTACGCGTTAGAGGCCATAGAAAATCATGGTCTTCTGCGCGGTGGCTGGCTGACCTTTCGTCGTTTAGGTCGCTGTCATCCGTGGAATCCCGGTGGTTATGACCCGGTTCCACCTATCCCTACCTCCCGTTCTTCTTCGATGGCCGAGTAA